GTCCTCGCGGATCTGCTCGGTCTGCCCCGCGAGGATCGGCACCTGCTCTACCAATGGAGCAACAACCTGGTGGGCTTCGACGACCCGGAGTACGGCGGCGGCGACGTCGAGGCGTACCGGAAGACGTTCTTCGAGGCGTTCCAGTACGCGCTCAGCGTCGCCGGCGAGCGGCGTCGTGCGCCGCGCGACGACCTGATGACGCTGCTCGCCACCAGTGAGGTGGACGGTCGACGGCTGACCGACCGAGAGTTCTGCAACTTCTGGTTGTTGCTGGTGGTGGCGGGTAACGAAACCACCCGGCACCTCATTACCGGCAGTGTGCTGGCGCTGGTCGACAACCCGACGCAGCGTGAGCGGCTGGTCGCCGACGACACGCTGCTGCCGTCGGCGGTGGACGAACTGCTGCGCTGGGTCAGCCCGATCATGCAGTTCCGGCGCACCGCGATCGAGGACACCGAACTGTGTGGCACGCCGATCGCCGCCGGTGACAAGGTGGTGCTCTGGTACGCCTCGGCCAACCGGGACGCCGCCGTCTTCGAGGCCCCGGACGAACTGCGGCTGCACCGGAACCCGAATCCGCACCTTTCCTTCGGGATGGGCCCGCATTTCTGTCTCGGGGCGCACCTGGCCCGGCTGGAGGCGAGGACGATGTTGCGGGAACTGGCGCCGCACCTGTCACGTTTCCGACTGACCGGTCCGGTCGTCCGGTTGGAAAGCAACTTCGTCAACGGCGTCAAGTCCCTGCCCGGAAGCTTCACCGGACAGTGAACGTATATCGCGTGTGCGGCGTGTCTGTTGCCTGCCGGCAACGAACATGACATACTCCCGCTGGCCTCTGTCAAGAGGCCAGCCCAATCCGCTAGTCTGAACAAGCCGTTGGGCTGACCACACTGCCGATTGGTGTGCTGCCATGTGACCTTACGTGGAGGGTTGGCGATGGGTGACTACACAATCACCATCAGGGCCGAGGAGTCCAAGACAGAGACTGTCATCTCCGTCGACGTGGACGGTTCGACGCCGCGAATCGTCGAACTGGCCATGCGGGCCGGCAACGGCATCTCGGCACCGACCCTCCCGTCGTTCGATCTCAACCTGCTTCTGCGGGCGCTGTTCCCGTCCGCTACCACCGCCGTCCCACCGACTCCCGTCGAGGATGCCGTCGGGACGCCCAGCGAGGCGGCCGAGTCCGGTGCCGAGCAGGCGCCCTGTCCGGCGCGGAGCACCGACGGCAAGCGTGGGGCCCGGTCGGGCTCGGGCCGTGTCGGTGGGGCCGGTGCCGCACGTCGTCGCGCCGAGGCCTCGGTGCCGGAAGGTCGGGTCTACCGGCGGATGCCGGAGGACGTGGTCGAGGTTTTCAACCGCATCGGCACGGTGACCGCCGTCGCCGAGCACTACGGCGTGCCCCGGCACACCGCCCAGGGCTGGATCGGCCGACTGCGCCGCCGGGGCGACTTCTCCGCGGCCTCCTGACTCCGGCCCTCGTGTTCGAGAAACGCGACAGTGGGGTTGGACCGGATGGTCCAACCCCACTGTCGTCCGCGTGTTCTCTGGTGAACACCGGCGGATGTCCGCACGATGTGGTCTGAGTTGATCCTGGGGCACGGTCGGATCGACCCGGTCCAGTCCACGGTTAGTGAGGCTTCCTGCCCGGACGGTGTTGGGTCGTGTGCCCGGCACGTCCACCGGTGGCTGCGCCGACGGGAAACCTGCCACGGCGACCTTCGGGAAACCTGTCATCCAGCCATCGCATGTCGGCCGCACGCCGGTCACCGTCGCGGGCAGCGCACGGTGCGTCCGGCACCTGGGTTGAGTAGACCGGGGTAGGGGTGTGGGGACACCGCCCGCAGTGGGACTCTGGACAGACCGAGAGGTTTGTTGTGGCATCTCGGCCTCCTGCCGACACGGCGCGTTACGGCCATGATGGTCGTTTACGCGGCGTAGACGCTGGCGCCGACTGAGGGACCGTTTGCGCCGTGACGACGCGCCGTGCGGGTGCTGGTCCGGGCGGTGCGGTGTCGCCAGGCTGTCCGGGTGGCAGAACGAGGAGCGTGTCGATGACGACGTGGGGCGGCGGCTGCGGGTCGTAACATGGAGCGCCGCGGTTGTGCTCGGGTTGGTGGGGAACGAGACGGGGTGACGTGCGCGGCACGGGTGCCGGAGTCGATAGCCCTCCGAATGAGGCGGCTACCTATGGGGGCGACGGCGGTATGACGGCGTGATGCCGGGTGCGGGTTGACGCCGTAGGCGGCGGTCAGTGTGCTGAGCGGGTCGGGGTCAACGACCGGGCTCGGGCTGGCAAGAGCAACGGCGGGAGGTCACGCGCGGCCGTCCGACGGTTTCCCCTTCTCACGGCAGGGAATCCATCGCCAGTGTGAGTGGCCTGCGCCCCAGCATGGGTTCGTCGGGTCGAGCCGTGCTGACCACCGTGTCACTCCGCCGAACGTAGCGGCTCAGCCTGCTGGGAGAAGAGGTATGCGCATCGCGATGATCTCGGAGCATGGCAGTCCGCTGGCCGTTCTCGGTGGCACGGACGTGGGGGCCAGAACGCGCACGTCGCTGAACTCTCGGCTGCCCTCTCGGCCGCCGGGCACGACGTTCGGGTCTACACTCGCCGCGACGACCCGGAGCTACCGGTCACCGTCCACGCCACGGACGGTTACGACGTGGTGCACGTTCCCGCGGGGCCGGCAGAACGGTTGGCCAAGGACGCGCTGCTGCCGCATATGCAGGAGTTCAGCCGGTGGCTCGTCGACCGGTGGCGGAGTGGGGACTGCCAGCCCGAGGTCATCCACGCGCACTACTGGATGAGCGGGCTCGCCGCACTGACGGCCGGTTGGCAGGTCGGCCTGCCTGTCGTGCAAACCTACCAGGATCTCGGGGTGGTCAAACGGCGACACCAGGGGGCGCAGGACACCAGTCCGGCATGCCGGATCGACAGCGAGCGTGAGTTGGGCTGCTTGGTCGATCGCGTGGTCGCGCAGTGTTCAGACGAAGTCGGTGAGCTGGTCCGGCTGGGAGTGCCGCGGTCCCAGATCGTGGTCGTGCCGGCCGGGGTGAACCTGGACGCCCTGGCCGCACGATCGGATTCGGCCGTGGTGCGTGCGACCGGCAGGTTCCGGATCCTCACCGTCGGCCGCCTCGTGCGGCGGAAAGGCTTCGAGACCGTCATCCGCGCGATGGCCCTGTTGCCCGACGCGGAGTGCGTGGTGATAGGTGGTCCGCCGGGTGGCCTGGATGCTGATCCGTCGGCCCGACGCCTGCGGGACTTGGCGGAGACCTGCGGGGTCGCCGACCGGGTCCAGTTGGTCGGCTCGGTGCCTCGAGCGGCGATGGGCGACTGGTACCGCTCGGCGGACGTCCTGGTCGCCGCCCCCTGGTACGAGCCATTCGGGCTCACGTTGCTGGAGGCTATGGCCTGCGGTTTGCCCGTCGTCGGCACGGCGGTCGGGGGCTTGCGGGACACTGTGGTCGACGGGGTGACCGGTGACCTTGTGCCAGCCCGGAGCCCGCGGGCGCTGGGTGTCGCGCTCCGGCGGCTACTCGACGACGAACCCCGTCGATCCGCGTACGCTGGCGCAGCGCGCGAGCGGGCCCGAACGTACTCGTGGTCGGCCACCGCCGGGCGGTTGGCTGGGCTCTACGGCGAAGTCGTGGCGGTGCACCGGCCGGCTACGGGACGACCGTCGTCTCCGACGCGGAGTCGCCGGTCCACCGAGTTTCCCCCCGACGCATGGACAACCTGGTCTTCCTCGGGCCCGGTGGAGCCGGGTTAGGGATGAGGCTGGCCGGCGCGCTCTCCAGGTCTGGTAGCCGAGCTGGCTGGGTGGGGCGGGATCGCGCCACTCGCGCGATCCCAGAGCCGGATCCCGTGCCGGACCGGTCGCGGGGGGCGATGTGATGTTCCACGGAACAATCCGGAGCGGGGGCGCAGATCTCGCAGGGGATCGTCGAGTTGGAGCACGCAGGCCGACCTGCTCACCCTCCTGAGATGCTGACGCCGCCGACGCTCGGGGGTCAGCGCAGCAGCCGCTCGGCCAGCGCCCAGCCGAGAACCAGCAGAACGAGAATCTTGACGACCTCCAGTGCTACGTACCACAGGTGCAGCGACGAAGGGGGCGGCTGGAGTCCATCGATGATCATCTGGGCGCGTCGATCCAGCAGCGGGCGCAGGACGGCGGCCTGGGTGAGCAGAATCAGCCAGAGTGCGCCGATTCCCATCCACCGTCCAGCGCCGACGACGGTTCCGAACGCCGCCACCGTCAGCCCGGCCAGTAGGACGATCTCCGCCGCGTTGAGAGCGCGGAAGACGAGCCGTCCGATGCCCAACCCGATCGGCAGGGTGACACCCGGGGCCCGGAACTTCAGCGGAGCCTCGATCAGTGAGATGGACAGCACCATCCCCAGCCACAGGAACGGCACGGCCACTTGAACGAGGTCCCGGAATCTGGTCATCGGGGCATCTCCTTGTCGACGGCGGTGAGCCGGGCGACACACACGCCCGGGCGCGCGAACGGCACCAGATCGGTGGCGATGTGCGGCGTCACGGTCTCCACGACCTCCCGGAGCAGCCCGCGGTGCATACCGCACACCACGTCAGGGTGCCGCCGAGCGACGTCCTGGAACGGGCATGCGGACAGATTGATCACGCCGGCGTCCCGCGACGGTTGGAAACCCAACTCGCTGAAGACGGCGATGGCTCTCGTGGTGGCGACCTCGACGGTGTCGGCTCCGGGTGGCGGCGGCGCCGGCCGGCCGACGCTCCGCAGCCAGGACCGGCCGGCCTGCTCGGCGAGGTCGCCGGCCCTGCCACGGTCGAGCTGAGCGGCGAGCACCTCGCTGAGGAACTGGTATCCCGTGGGTGGCGCCGGTGGCGTCACCGCGCGGTAGCGGATCTGGGGGCGTCCTCGGCCATCCGGCGCTGTGCGCTCCCGGGTGAGGAGACCGGCGTCGGCCAGGACGTCGAGGTGGAAGCGGACCGTGTTCGGGTGCAGTTCGGTGGCCGCGGCGAGTTCCTTGACGCCCAGCGGGCCGTCGCCGGCGCGGAGCGCGTCGAGAATGTGCCGCCTGCTCGGCACGGCGAGTGCGTGGAAGCTCACGTCTTCGCTCACGGCACTATTTTATACGATGCTGATCGTGGAAATTGTAGACGGCCTGCCCGACATCACCGGCCGCGCCGACATCACCGCGTTGGTCACCGACTTCTACACCCGGGCGTTCGCGGACGACCTGCTCGGCCCGGTCTTCCTCGATGTCGCCCGGATGGACCTGGCGACCCACCTGCCGATCATGTGCGACTTCTGGGAGACCGTGCTGTTCCGCTCCGGTACGTACCAGCGCAACCCTTTGCGCCCGCACGTGGAGCTGAACCGTCGGGAACCACTGACCGAGCGGCACTTCCGCCGCTGGCTCGAGCTGTGGTGCGGCACCGTGGACGACCGGCACGCCGGCCCGAAGGCCGAGCTGGCCAAAGGTGCAGGCGAATCGGATCGCCGGCGCGATGCTGCGGCGGCTGGCCGGCGGCGAACACCACATGATCCGCTCGCGTCCGTCAAGCTGACCATCGTCGTCACGGCTCCGGACGGACGACGGTACAAGGTGCTCGGGAGACACCACAGTCGTCGGTGTCCACATCGGTGTCCGCTTGGACGGCGATGGGCTGCCCCGGCCGCCCTGACCCGCCTGTCTGCCCACCGACGCGGAGATCACCGCCGGCTTCCCCTCCCGGCGCCGAACGAATCCGACGCGGCTGCCGGGGGAGCTCACCGTCCCGGTGTACTCAACCGCGTCGAGGAGATGGTGGCGCCCGTCGGTCCGTACCGACGCGGGGTCTCACGGCACTGACATCGGCGGGTTTCGTGGACCGCCCGGTCCGTGCGTGACGGCGGCACTGGCGATCCGGCCGAGTCCGCTCCGACGACCGGGGTCAAAGTGTCGCCACCTCGGGTTGCGGATGTGCGGCAAGCCACTCGTCCGTCCGGTCGGCCCTGATCGCGGCGGCGAGTTCATCGACCCCTCCGGGATCGAGCGCGACGGACGATCCGGCGTCGGTTCGCATCGTTCCGAGGATCGGTGTGGTGGCGAACTTGATGTCGTTGACATCGATGTTGCGCAGCTCCAGCGCCAGGTCGGTGAGGTCCAGTCCATCATCGACGGTCAGTGATCTGGCGGCCGTGGTCAGCAGTGTGTTGAGTTTGGCCGGGTCGGTGAGCATCGAGCCCTGGTTCATCTTCGTCAGCACGCCGAGGATGACGTGCTGCTGGTTCTTGATCCGGCCCAGATCGCCACCGGGGGTGCCCTTGCGCTGCCGTACGAACTCTCCGGCTTCGACCGCGTCGAGGTCGTGACATCCTTCGTTCCAGGTCCTGCCGCTGCCGGAATGCACGGTGTAGGGTATGCAGACCCGTACGCCGCCAACTGTGCGGACCAGTTCCTGTACCCCGTTCAGATTGACGATCACGGCGCCGTTGAGTGGTATTTTCGTCAGTTGGTAAACCGTTTTCGCGGCGAGGTTGGCGCCGCCGAATGACATCGCAGCATTGATCTTGTTTTTCCCGCCTTTCCAGTTTCCGCCCGCAGGTACGTCGACATAGCTGTCCCGGGGGATGGAGACGACGAACGCGTTCTTGCGGTCGCCACTGACGTGGGCGATCATAATTGTGTCCGATCGCGATCCCCGAGCGTCGGCTGGCGCGGGCTGGTCGACACGGGAGTCGGTGCCGAGGATGAGGAAGTTGAGCGGCTCCCGTCGGCTACCCTGCTTGGACGCGGTGGGCACGCCTTGCAGGATGTCCTCCCGGGCGACCATTCCCTCGTAGTGGTCGCTTGCCAACTTCGCCGCGAGTAGGGAACCGCCGCCCAGGATCAGAGCAGACGCGGCGACGCCGATGGCGAGCCAGTGGTACCAGCGTCGCCGCGGTCCCGACGCGGACCGGGTCTTGGCGGCCGCCGTTTCGTCGGAGTCATCCAGGCTCAATGTGTCGTCCTTTGAGGTCGCTGTCGCGAGTTCCAACAGGTCCGCCGTCCACGCCTGTGGGCGACACGCCGTATTGGTGACCGGACGCCCTGACGAACGGGGCGGCGGTGGACGTCGGACCGGCGTCCGGCAACAGGTCGACCAGGGCGTCGCCGGGTGCTTGCGCGCGAGCGCCGTGCCCGTCGCAGAGTGCCGGATCTCGGGCATCCTATCCCGCGATATGCCATAAGTCCGGCAGGCCACCACCTTCTGCCGGGGCCGGTCGCGGCGGGTCGTCCCGGCGTTTGTGGTGGCGCCCTCGCGTTCCGACTGTGCCTGCCGGTCTGTGCCGTCTCACCGCGTCCTTGGAGACCATGGCGTGGTCACCAGGCGCGCTGCGAGTCGGCGTGGCCGCGGATCGAGGCTTGATCTTCAAGCGGTGGACGGATCGCCGGGGAAGGAATTCCTTCTCCGGCGATCTCATCATTTCGGGTGATCTGTCATGCGTCTCGTCGGCAGGTGTCGGTGATGGTGACGTCCGTGGCGCGGACGAAAGCCTGGCGGTGGTTGAACCAGATCTGGTGGTAGCGGATGCGTCCCGTGACGACGGTGCCGGTGCTGCCGAATGCCGTGGCGTAGTAGTCGGTGGGTACGCGGGTGGGGTCCATCGCGTAGCGCTGTCCCGCGGTGATGAGGTATTGCAGGGGAACGAGTGGCTGGGGGTATACGCCGGTGTCGCGGTAGGCGGCTTTCTCGGGGAACGGCCTGCCGTAGACGGGGATGCTGTTCTGGCCTTCGCGTGGCGAGACGACGAGTCCGCAGGTGGCGACGGCGGTCGGTTTGCGTTCCGGGTCGCGGAGCGCTAATGCGACTTACCGTTCACGTTCACGTTGTCGGAGGAATTACCTGGTGGTGGTCGTCTGCTTCAAGCGCGCATCGCCGAAGCCGTTTGCGAGCACCGCTCAGACGGCGCTCGGGGTGGCCAGGGTTGACCCGGCTGGCCAGGTTGAACGACTCCATCGGTGCACTGTTACGAATGAGACGTTGATTTGTCAGTTGTAAACTCTTCTTGTTGATCTTCCGGGATCTTACAGTGAGATTCGGGCGCCCCGCCAAAAATGTGAACCGGCATCACCTAGGAGGTCGCCGTGCCGTCACTGCAGGATGTCGCCGACCAGATCAACGCCAAACTTGACGAGTTGATCGTCAACACGGCCGTGACCGCACAGGTCAGAGACGGGGTAATCAACCTCAACAACTCGGTGTCCAACCTTGATGTGCACATGCAGGCAGGAATGGCGAATATCGCCGGCGGCCTGCTCGCGATCTGGGAACTGGAAAAGGCGTCACTGGCCGAGCTGCGCCATCACAGCGAGCAGAACGACACCGTTATCTGTCTACTGCAGAACGCCAACGAGCTGCTCTGCGGAATCACCCGCAAACTCACCATGGAGCTCCGGGTCAGCCAGGACACCAACGAGGCTGTGCGACGCATGGAGGGCATCGTGGAACGTGGCATGCCGGCCGCCGCCGGCGACTACGACCGCTTGCGACAGGTCAAGGACACGTTGGCTGAGTGTTGCCCACCGCAGCCCGTCGAACCCGAGCCCTGCCCGGAGCCGTGCCCGGTCCGCCAGCACAAGCCGTACCAGCCCAAGGGGCAGGACTGGAAGCCGGCCGCGCTCCCCAAGCCCGAGGGCTGACCACGATAGGGAGGACGCGGTGACGGTCTTCATCCAGAATGACGCGATCGGGGCCGGTGCCGGCACCATCCAGCCCGACCTGGCCGCGGTGCACCTGCTGGTGATCGCGAACCTCGATACCGGCTTCGGGCTGGGCGCGACCACCGGGAACCTCCAGGAGGTCATCTACACCCGGACCGACCCTGGGATCCCGCCAACCCGACTGGACACGTTGGTAAACACCGACTTCGGAATCAACCCGGCCGGCGTGGACATCATCGTGCTCGCGGTGGGCGGCAACTTCACCCTCAACGATGGCACTCTGATCACCAACAGGGGCGGCACGGCCCTGTCTCCGGCCGGGTCGGGCATGCCCGGGTCGACGCTCAACGGCACCACCTCCTGTCTGGTCATCTACGACACCAGCGACAACAACGGCAACGGCTACTGCCTGGCCCGGGAGGGCACCGGTGGAACGCTGGACCTGCGACTGCCCGTGTCGGTGATGACGTACCACGAGCTGTCACATGCCCTACGCATCGTCACCGACAGCCTGTTGGAGCTGACCGCCACCTGCGATCCAGCCTCACCAGAGGAAAACACGGCGATCACCGATGAGAACGACATGCGTACACAACTGGCCACCCTGCTCGGTGACCCGGTGGTGCTGCGGGATCCGAACATCCACTGCGGGACCAGTTGCGGTGGCGGGGGTGGCGGTTCCTGCTGCATCGTCGCGTCGGTCACCTCGGGCTCCCCACTCTCCGCCGAGGTCGCGGCGCTGCGGTCGCTGCGTGACGGATTCCTGCGTCGCAGTGAGTCGGGCTTCGCCTTCTTCGAGGCCCTACACCACGCCTACTATGCCTTCAGCCCGCAGGTGGTCACCAGCATGGCGGCGGACCTGCAGCTACGGGCGGTAACCCTGGACGGTTTCGTCCGGCCGCTGATCCGGATGCTGCAACTGACCCACGACTACGCCGTCGACGGCGTCGACCCGGTCGAGCTGGGCCGACGCTACCTCGACGGGCTCGGAACCGCCGAGCAGATCCAGGCCACCCAGGCGGTGGGTGAGAGGGTCGAGAAGATAGTTCGCGGCGGCGACCCGGCCGAGCTGAGCCCGACCGAGCAACGGGTGGCGTCGCTGCTGGTCGGGCATGCGCTGCCCGACCCGCACATCCGGTGGGCGCTGATCGAGCCGGTGCGCTCGTACCACCGCCTGTTGCCCGACGCGCTGGCCGGTGAACAGTCACCGCAGTTGGGGCGGCGACTTACCACGATGATCGTCGACTGGGCCGGTCGACTGCCGGTAGATCCATGCTGGGGCAGCATGGATCTACCCACCGCCAGGGCCGAGCTGGAGATGTTGACCGGCACCATGCTGCGGGACGGCGGCGCGCGGCGTCACTTCCTGCACCGGCTCGCAGCCGAGTACGGCTCGACAACCGCTGTACGCACCGCCGTCACCGAGTGCCTTGAGGGAGCGAGATGAGCAAGAGAGACGGGCCTGGCCAGGGCGGGCGCCGTGACCGGCCACGCCTGGAGATCGACATCGACTGGGTTAGGCGCCGCGGCGACACGGTCGAACTCGGCGTGCGGCTCCACAACCGCAACCCAGAGCGCGTCCTGCACTACATCTCGGAGGTACGGGGGATCGTCTTCGACACCGACCGGTTCGTCGTGCGACTGACCGACGAGGGTCGCGAGCTGATCCCGGGGGCGGTGGGACGGCTCCCCGCCATCGGCCGGATCGACCCTGGCGCCAGCGCGGTGCTGGCACTGCGGCTGCCCAGCTCGATCGTGCGGATGCGCACCCCGACGGTCCCGACGGCCGAGGTGGAGCTGGAGGAACACCAGTTGCGGCCGGACGCCGACATCGAGGTAGTGATCGGCTGGAGCGACACGCCGTACTACCCCGACCCACGCGGACGGCGGGAGGCGGCGGGCCTGACCCGCGACTGGGAGCAGGATCAGGCCCGCGCCCGCCGGTGACCAGCGGCCGGCGAACTGGCTGGCTGCCGGATCTCCATCGGCTTACCCACGGCCTACTCGCTGCTGAAAGGCAATCGCTTGTGGTGGGTACCGGCGTTCCGGGATCGGCAGCGTGGCCGCTCCTCGCCTCCGAGCAGCCAAGGTGTGCCGCCGCCGTCGGTGGTCTGCCGGCTGGTCGTCACCCAGGCGCTGTCATCACCACGTCGACTCTCTGTCTACCTGGACCCCGTTGGCGACCGGATCGCCGAGGCGGGGTCGCCGCCACCAGCCGCGCCCGTCTCCCTGCTGTGTTACCTGGGCTCCGCTGGAATTGGTAGGCACCACGACGCTCGCCGTAGGCGGGAGTGTCAAGTTAACGGCTGATCTTGGTTGTTGAGGTGGTCAGTTGTTGGCCGGGGTGAGCCGGCCTTCGAAGGCGATCTGGAAGGCGTTCAGTGGTGCTTTCCAGCGCATGGTCCAGCG
The sequence above is a segment of the Micromonospora sp. WMMA1363 genome. Coding sequences within it:
- a CDS encoding cytochrome P450, with product MVADLAAELPLMVLADLLGLPREDRHLLYQWSNNLVGFDDPEYGGGDVEAYRKTFFEAFQYALSVAGERRRAPRDDLMTLLATSEVDGRRLTDREFCNFWLLLVVAGNETTRHLITGSVLALVDNPTQRERLVADDTLLPSAVDELLRWVSPIMQFRRTAIEDTELCGTPIAAGDKVVLWYASANRDAAVFEAPDELRLHRNPNPHLSFGMGPHFCLGAHLARLEARTMLRELAPHLSRFRLTGPVVRLESNFVNGVKSLPGSFTGQ
- a CDS encoding helix-turn-helix domain-containing protein, which gives rise to MSEDVSFHALAVPSRRHILDALRAGDGPLGVKELAAATELHPNTVRFHLDVLADAGLLTRERTAPDGRGRPQIRYRAVTPPAPPTGYQFLSEVLAAQLDRGRAGDLAEQAGRSWLRSVGRPAPPPPGADTVEVATTRAIAVFSELGFQPSRDAGVINLSACPFQDVARRHPDVVCGMHRGLLREVVETVTPHIATDLVPFARPGVCVARLTAVDKEMPR
- a CDS encoding group III truncated hemoglobin is translated as MEIVDGLPDITGRADITALVTDFYTRAFADDLLGPVFLDVARMDLATHLPIMCDFWETVLFRSGTYQRNPLRPHVELNRREPLTERHFRRWLELWCGTVDDRHAGPKAELAKGAGESDRRRDAAAAGRRRTPHDPLASVKLTIVVTAPDGRRYKVLGRHHSRRCPHRCPLGRRWAAPAALTRLSAHRRGDHRRLPLPAPNESDAAAGGAHRPGVLNRVEEMVAPVGPYRRGVSRH
- a CDS encoding LCP family protein; this translates as MPEIRHSATGTALARKHPATPWSTCCRTPVRRPPPPRSSGRPVTNTACRPQAWTADLLELATATSKDDTLSLDDSDETAAAKTRSASGPRRRWYHWLAIGVAASALILGGGSLLAAKLASDHYEGMVAREDILQGVPTASKQGSRREPLNFLILGTDSRVDQPAPADARGSRSDTIMIAHVSGDRKNAFVVSIPRDSYVDVPAGGNWKGGKNKINAAMSFGGANLAAKTVYQLTKIPLNGAVIVNLNGVQELVRTVGGVRVCIPYTVHSGSGRTWNEGCHDLDAVEAGEFVRQRKGTPGGDLGRIKNQQHVILGVLTKMNQGSMLTDPAKLNTLLTTAARSLTVDDGLDLTDLALELRNIDVNDIKFATTPILGTMRTDAGSSVALDPGGVDELAAAIRADRTDEWLAAHPQPEVATL